The Nocardia sp. NBC_00508 nucleotide sequence GACGCTGTCGCCAGCCCCGCAGGTACATGTCGATACCGGAAAGCTGTTCGCAGATCTCGTATTCGACTCCGTGTCGGCAGGCATAGATCTGTTCGAAGACACGCAGCAGTTCCGGTGTGGTGTGGCGGCCCCGGCTCCAGTCCCGCTCCATATAACGGTCCGGCACCGGATAGCCACGCCGATGCAAATAGCGGATCAGCTCATCGAACAGGCTCGGCTCCGCGACATATCCAGGGGCAAGATTCTGCCAGCCTGGATGCCTTCGCCCGAGGAGGAATTCGAGGGCCCGGTACTGCTCGGAATACAGCCCGGAGGCTGATCCGAGGAACGGGCGAATCCGATGAAATGCATCCGGTGTCAGGGTGTCCAACACCGGCCATTGATCGTTCAGGAGAAGCAGTATTCGTTGTGCCCGAGCCAGAGCGGGCAACCCCGGCACGTTCCCTCGGAACGCCTCCCGTGCGACGTTCAGTTCGTGCAGCAGAAGTTTGAACCACAGCTCTGTGACCTGATGGAAGATGATGAACAGCATTTCGTCGTGCTGTTCCGGTCTGGTGCAGGGGCGCTGCGCACCCAGTAATTGATACAGCATCAGGTACTCGGCGTAGGCCGCCCTGCCCCGGTCAGTACCCATGGCCTGCTCTGCTCATCCGGTGGAGTGCCTCCTGTAGCACAGGCAGCGACGGGCCCAGATACAGCCGGTAGCACAACGGCTCGTCATCACTGGTGGCGCTCCATCGGTCGACACCCACCAACACGCCGGTCCCGGTCAAGCATTCGCGGCGGAACTGTGTCACCGAACCTCGCCGGCGTGCCCGGGGCAGTGGGACGCGCGCAAAAGGAGCGAACTCGCCGACCTGCGTTATGGTTTCTGGATATCCGAGTTCGCTGGACAGAAGCTCTCGTACTACGGCGCGTTTGTGGGTGTACTCCCGGCCCTGCTCGGCGAGATAGTTTTCGGATTCCGGGCTGGCCAGCCAGGTGGCCATTGCCTCCTGCAACGGGATTGCGCTGGCGAAACTCCGGTGGAACTGCCACTGATTCACCAGTTCGTCCAGGGTGCGCGGATGAGCGGTCATCGCACCGATCCCCCAACCGCTGCAATGGAACTGTTTTCCCAGCGACCGCACCGCCAGCCAGCGCGATGCAGGCGATTCCTCGAGCAGTAGGCGCAGCGCGGACGTGGGCGTTCGCCGCAGGTCATGCGCGCCGAAATACGCATCATCCAGCAGGATCGCCGACCCAGCTGTACGTGCCGCGGCGAGTGCCCGCCGAACAAGATCGGGCCGCCAGTTGGCACCGGTGGGATTGTGCTGCGCGTTGAGCTGCGGGCGGCGAAACGGCGAATCCGGTTGCTGGAGCCCGAGATCAGATCGCTCGCGAACGCCTCGCTCGGCGCGGATGAGGCGGCGCAAGCCTGGATGACACTGATCAGTTCGCGGCCAGACCAACTTCTGTTGTTCATCGAGTTTTGGTTGTACGCTCTACGCGAATCCGAACCTGCTGCCCAGCGTATGTCCCGGTCGCTGGCGGAATTCGATGAACAGATTGAGTCGGCTATTGCCGATGGGTTCGTCACTCGGTCACTTAAAGCTCAAGAAGCGCGTTATACTGCGCGGTCGATCATTGCGCTGTATCGAGGCGCTGCTATGACTTTCGCGCTCGGCCAGGGGCCAGGATCGGACAAATGGCTGGCCGGATCCACGCGCCGCATATTCAACAGACCACGTTTTTAACTTTCGCCTGGCCCATCCTGTCAAGTGTCGGAACGAATAAGATCGACACGTTCCTTGTTAGATTAATGCCTGCCGCTGTGCGCAGAAGCCAAATCGCGGCACAACGCGGCCACGCCGAGTCCATGACGACGGCCCAGTTTACGAGCGGTTCAGGACGGGCCCCTTCCAGGCATGGCCAGGATGGCGCGGGCATTGGTTCCGGTCATTCCGAACGACGATGCGGCCCGATACCAGAAGTCCTCGTCTCGTTACGGTCACGGTCGCAGTGGCTCGCGGCGAGGCCGGACGACCCGGCGTGTGATTCTCCAGCCTCCGACGGCCCGTTCGACGCTGTCCTCGTAGGTGACGCTACCGAAGGAGCCGCCCGCCATGACGCCGAGCCCCTTCGACACAACGTGGACCGTTCCGTCCGGCGCTTCGTCAACCACGATGTTCGTGACGTGGTGGGCTACCGGGTTAGCTTCACCTAACGCCAGAGCGGCCTCGCGGTACGCGCTCAACCCAACAAGGACGCCGCCACCCAAGGCGCTCACGTCGTATATGACGCCCTCCGCAAACAGTGTGTGTAACCCGTCGAAATCGCCGCGGTCTGCCAGATGCCCATGCAAGTTGATCAAGTCTGTGATGGCGAGCCGGTCTTCAGGAGTCAACATTGTTGGACCTTCCAGCATCTATTCGGGGAGATCCCCACTTACGTACCGGTACCATAATCGGGGATGTCCCCGAATAGCAAGCGCGGGCCCAGGTCCGACGCATCGCGCAACATCATCCGGCTCCTCGTCAGTGCCCGAGAGCTCATGGCCGAGACCGGCAACGAGGTCGCGCTCGATGAGGTCGCACGACGCGCCGGCGTCGGAAATGCCACGCTGTACCGCCACTTCCCAACCCGCGCGGATCTGCTCGCCGCCGTCTACGCCGACGAGGTGGTGGCCCTCTGTCGCTCCGGCACGGCGCTGGCCGACGCTGCCTCGCCGCTCGACGCGCTTTTCACCTGGCTCGATGAATTCGTCGTGCACGTCGCGACGAAACGGCCGCTCGCGCTGGCCGCGACCGAGGCTCCCAGCAGCCGTCGGGCGCCACTTTTCGAACGGTGGCATGCTTCGATCATTGCCACCGCCAGCGACCTCGTACAGCGCGCCCGACCGGAGCTGCGGCCGGACGTCACGGTGACCGACGTGTTGGCACTGGCCAGCGGTGCGGCCCTTGCCACCGACGCCGAACACGCACGCCGCCTGGTCGCACTGCTGCGCACCGGATTGGCTGCCCGAACAGCTCATGCTGCCGAGGATTGACGTAAGCCACCATTAAACGATTCGAGTGCGCAGTTCGCGTTTGAGGACCTTGCCGTAGCTGCTTTTCGGCAACATCTCGATGAACTCGTAGCGTTTCGGCCGCTTGAATCGTGCGATACGTTTCAGTCGAGTTCGTCGGCCGACACGTTCCCGACCATGAACACGACGACGATCTCGCCCCAGTCCGGGTACGGCGCGCCGAGCACATCCTGGTGGCGTCGGCGACCAAACGCTTTGCCGAACACGGTTCCGGAAGACGACTTTCGCGGACATCGTGGATTACATCGAGCATCAGCCACGGATCGATCTCTTGGCATTTCGGCAACAAGCACGGACTGCTCCAGTGCGGTGATCGACACCATGATGACGACGATCGAGGATCAAACCGAGCAGGTCACCGGCCTCGATGGGGCGATTGCGTGCGCGATCGACTTCATTCGCCAGGCCAACGCCCGTCTGCTCATCACTCTCGCTGCCGACGCCGTGGAACCCGAATCGCCGGTGCAACCCGTTCTATGCAAACCTGCACGCGAACCTGCGCAAGTGGGCGACCACCTGGACGGCTGGCATTGCCCTGCCGCCAGGAGTGCGCCGCGACGAGGTTTCGCGTCGTCAGTCGGCCGAAGGAGAGGGACTTGGGCAGCTATTCCGCACAGCCTCCTCTTCACCTTCAGTCGCAGTGGCCCTTGCCGATGAACCCGTCTTCGCCGCTGCCGATCCAGCCGACCCAGACGATGCACTGCCCCTTCGCGGCGATGCGCACCGGACCCGCGTACCAGGTGAAATCGCCCGATTCGGCGACGTCGTTGTAGACGTCCTTCTCCAGCGATATGCCAGCCCCCATCCGCTCAGCTGCTCCGCGGTGGTTCCGCACGGTGACAACACACTTCTGATCACCGTTGTAGGTGAGGAAGACGGTACCGTTCTTGAGCTCGTGCGAGTCGATCACCTTGTATCCGGCACCGCACATACCTTCTTCATAGGTTGCCGCGGACGCAGTGACTGGGAGGAAGGCCGTCAACCCGGCAGTGATTCCGAGTACGCCCGCACACGCGGCGATCGTCTTCTTAGCGTTGATCATGTAAAACTTCCCTTCTCGATGTGGCGTTTCGTTGCGCTTTTCAGTTCGTGTTGTCCAGTGCTGTGGCCATGGTGGGCCAGGACCGGGGTAGTTCGTCGGCCCAGTAGGGCCAGGAGTGAGTGCCGGTGAGCCGGAAGCTCTTTGTGGCTGGGATATGCAGTTGAGTGAGCCGGTCGGCGAATTGGCGGGTGCAGGTGTCGGCGCCGGCCTCCAGCGGCCCCCCGTACAGGACCGCGTCGCGCAGTTCGGGGTTGCCCGGCACATCGTGCTCACCGGGCAGTCCGCTGCCGGACGAGAGGTAGATCGCGGTGCCGCGCAAGGCATCCGCGTGCACCGCCGGGTCGTGGGCCCGCCAATCCGGGTCGTTGTGTTTGCCGAACATGTTGTTCGAGTCGCCACCCCAGGTTTCCACTATCGCGCGAGCCTGCGCCTGCCCGAGCTCAGAGCTCAGCAGATAGCACCCGCTGTGCGCGGCAACCGCCTTATACAAGCCGGGTGTCCGTGTCGCCAGCATCATCGCGGCCTCGGCTCCCATCGAGACCCCCTGGATCGCGTTGCGGCCGTTACCGTTGAAGCGCGCCTCGATCAGCGGCGGCAGCTCCCGGGTCAGGAACGTCTCCCATTTGTTCGTGCCGAGCACGCGGTCGCGATGCTGCCAGTCGGTGTAGTAGCTGGCCGCGCCGCCGGTGGTCAGCACCACGTTCACGTTCTTGTCCGCAAAAAATCCCACAGCGCCGCCGTGCTCGGCCCAGCCGCTGTTGTCGTTCTCCGCGTTGCGGCCATCGAGCATGTACACCGTCGGGCGGGATTTGCTCTGATCGGCGGGCAGCAGCACCTGCACCTGCACGAGGCGGCCCATCGCCGGTGAGGCCACATACACCCGCAGCCAGCGATCGCTGATCGGCTCGATGTGATCGATCACAGGCGGACCCGGCAAGTACGTGCCCTCCGGCGGCGGCTCGGAGTTTCCTGAGGACCCCGAACTCGGTGGTGGTGTCAGCGGTTCCGCACACGCTGGCAAGGGCGCGAGCACTGCCACACCCAGCAGCACTGCGACCGTTGCGACGATCTCGACATCCCGGCGCCTTGACCGACGGCGAACACGGCGGAACCGGATCCGAAATTGCTGCGTGGTCAAACATGGCCCCTAACCTGTAGATTATGCCGTTAAATAACGGCCCGCTAGCGAGCGTAATAGGGTGGCGCGTTGAATCAACGCCGGCTTGAGGCACGATCGAGGAGCGATGCTTCATGATCGCGGCCTCGCGTAGGCATACCCGAGCTGCCGCTGCACACCAAATGGTCCCAACCCGTAAGGATCAACTCGGACCAAGTGCCGCCCAAATCCAAATGGCAAACAGCACGACATGAAAAGCGCTGGCCACCAACAAACTCCGTCGCGCGAGGGCTCAGAACTTGGCGACCCGGCGTTATCGGGGCCTCATTGACAAGATCGGCTCGCGCAGCGCTGCTCGGCAGCCGTGCCGGATGCGCAGGGGCCGGATCAGGATCGTTTGGGAGACAGCGTCTTCGAGCTAGTGGAAGTCCTGAAACGGTTCGCAGGTCAGTGAGGTGGCTGTTGTCCAGCTAACCGGTCACCGAATCTCGCTCGGCGCTCGGCTGGCGGAGAAGAGAGTCGCCCTGCAGATCGACACTACCTCATGCGAGAACATTGTTATCGAAACGGAACGCCTGACAGAATCGAGAACCGCTATGTCCCTGCACGTCGTCGTCGGAGCCGGACCCGTCGGATCGGCCACCGCACTACTGCTGGCAGAGCGGGGCGACGACGTTCGCCTACTAACCCGCAGCGGATCCGGGCCCGAGCATCCGCGCATCGCACGCATCCGGGTCGACGCCACCGACGCCTCAGCGCTCATGGCCCGGTGTGCGGGAGCCACCGCGATCCATCAGTGCGCCGGGCTAGAATACGCCCAATGGGCCACCGGTTTCCCGCCACTCATCCACGCCGCGATCAGCGCAGCGGAAGCCTCCGGCGCGCTACTGCTCACCGTCGGAAACCTTTATGGCTATGGCGAATTCGACGATCCGGTGGACGAATCACATCCGCTGCACCCCAACTCGGTCAAGGGGCGGGTGCGCGCTGATTTATGGAACGAGGCCCTTGCCGCGCATAGGGACGGCCGCATCCGTACCGCGGAGGTACGCGGATCCGACTACCTGGGGGCCGGAGCCAACTCGACCTTCACGGCCGTGGTCTTGCCCGCAGTGACGACGGGCAAGACCGTGCTGTTTCCCGGCGACCCAGACGCTCCGCACAGCTGGACAGCCATCGGCGACGTGGCACGCACCCTCATCACGGTAGCCGATGACGAAACATCCTGGGGCAGAGCGTGGCACGTGCCCACAGCGGCTCCAATGTCGGTCCGCGCCCTCGCCGGCCTGACCGCCACCCTCGCGGCCGCATCCCCAGCACGAGTCCGCCGCATGCCGTCGGCACTACTGGGGCCGCCGGTCTGCTCAATGCCGACGCCCGTGAGATACGTGAGTTGCGCTACCAGTTCGACCATCCGTTCGTGGTGGACTCCACGGCCGCGACCAAGAAGTTCGGTATCGAGCCCACCCCGACCCGAGCAGCGGTGCAGGCCACGCTCGAGGCCAGGAACTCCGCCCGGAGCTGGTGATGCGGTGTCACGCGGAGCCGGATCTCAGCGCACGGTCGCCACGACCGCGGAAGGCCCCTCGGAGAACAACCGACCGGTGTCTGCCATTGACCGAACGACTCAGAACACCCTCCTGATCCCGGTTGTCGCCCAAGCAGAGCGCTCCGGCGGGCGGATGGTGGCTTCAGTCGGAAGCACAACTCTATGCACCGAAAACCACTGTTAGCCGGGCGATAGGGACATTTAGAACTGCATAATGAGAATATCGAACTCGGCACCTATCGTACCGTGTCCCCTTCGAGCGCCGATCGAGGCTGAAGACGTCAAGCATGCGCCATTGAGCATGGCTATTCGTCAGCAGATCTTGCACTCTCGTTCCGTATCTCGGTACTACAGAAAGATGCGGGTGTCGGAGATCAGCACAAGCACAGTGATATCGAGGAACATAGTGATCGAGATCGCGCCCATGGCTGCCATGGTGAACGCCGCGTTGCGAGCCGTGGGTTTCGGAAACGCGGGGACACCGTTGGAGATGGCTTCGGCGCCAGTGAGCGCGGTTCATCCGGACTAGCTAGACCGCCCGCAACACCAGAACGCCACCGCCGCGGCGCTGAGTCT carries:
- a CDS encoding tryptophan 2,3-dioxygenase; this translates as MGTDRGRAAYAEYLMLYQLLGAQRPCTRPEQHDEMLFIIFHQVTELWFKLLLHELNVAREAFRGNVPGLPALARAQRILLLLNDQWPVLDTLTPDAFHRIRPFLGSASGLYSEQYRALEFLLGRRHPGWQNLAPGYVAEPSLFDELIRYLHRRGYPVPDRYMERDWSRGRHTTPELLRVFEQIYACRHGVEYEICEQLSGIDMYLRGWRQRHLETVKRQLGDRSGTGGTSGADYLAATIDALYFPELVKPHAL
- a CDS encoding aminotransferase class I/II-fold pyridoxal phosphate-dependent enzyme, which produces MRRLIRAERGVRERSDLGLQQPDSPFRRPQLNAQHNPTGANWRPDLVRRALAAARTAGSAILLDDAYFGAHDLRRTPTSALRLLLEESPASRWLAVRSLGKQFHCSGWGIGAMTAHPRTLDELVNQWQFHRSFASAIPLQEAMATWLASPESENYLAEQGREYTHKRAVVRELLSSELGYPETITQVGEFAPFARVPLPRARRRGSVTQFRRECLTGTGVLVGVDRWSATSDDEPLCYRLYLGPSLPVLQEALHRMSRAGHGY
- a CDS encoding nuclear transport factor 2 family protein, with protein sequence MLTPEDRLAITDLINLHGHLADRGDFDGLHTLFAEGVIYDVSALGGGVLVGLSAYREAALALGEANPVAHHVTNIVVDEAPDGTVHVVSKGLGVMAGGSFGSVTYEDSVERAVGGWRITRRVVRPRREPLRP
- a CDS encoding TetR/AcrR family transcriptional regulator, producing MSPNSKRGPRSDASRNIIRLLVSARELMAETGNEVALDEVARRAGVGNATLYRHFPTRADLLAAVYADEVVALCRSGTALADAASPLDALFTWLDEFVVHVATKRPLALAATEAPSSRRAPLFERWHASIIATASDLVQRARPELRPDVTVTDVLALASGAALATDAEHARRLVALLRTGLAARTAHAAED
- a CDS encoding alpha/beta hydrolase; translation: MGVAVLAPLPACAEPLTPPPSSGSSGNSEPPPEGTYLPGPPVIDHIEPISDRWLRVYVASPAMGRLVQVQVLLPADQSKSRPTVYMLDGRNAENDNSGWAEHGGAVGFFADKNVNVVLTTGGAASYYTDWQHRDRVLGTNKWETFLTRELPPLIEARFNGNGRNAIQGVSMGAEAAMMLATRTPGLYKAVAAHSGCYLLSSELGQAQARAIVETWGGDSNNMFGKHNDPDWRAHDPAVHADALRGTAIYLSSGSGLPGEHDVPGNPELRDAVLYGGPLEAGADTCTRQFADRLTQLHIPATKSFRLTGTHSWPYWADELPRSWPTMATALDNTN